A window of the Arenibacter algicola genome harbors these coding sequences:
- a CDS encoding RecQ family ATP-dependent DNA helicase → MLQHPKDILEKFWGFPDFKNSQEDIISAVLNGQDVLALLPTGGGKSLCFQVPALAREGICIVVSPLIALIRNQVDTLKKMGIKAIALTGGISFDEVNNLLDNCLYGNYKFLYLSPERLQQELVQERIRQMNVNLIAIDEAHCISQWGNDFRPAYLECHILKELAPNVPMIALTATATEMVVKDICNNLHLEQPLVVKDSFSRNNINFNVYWEEDKKYRLKELCAQTNTSSIVYVRSRKMTMELAYYLSQQGHTATFFHGGISKKDKDTRLNQWLENKVKIMVATNAFGMGIDKPDVGLVVHYQIPDSMENYFQEAGRAGRDGKPANAALITNPTDEAQVRKQFLGVLPDVDFLKLLYRKLANYFQIPFGEGSGETFQLPFNSFCETYKLNTTLTYNGLRLLDQNSVISLTEAFSQRTSIRMIASKHQIFDYLEKNRASATIVQTILRTYGGIFDFDTKINPLLISRKANTSENEVIAVLEKMEKDEIIEYHAQHSDLEITFLVPREDERTINIFAKKIKQIQQVKKDNVESMLTYIKDSKQCRSRHILKYFGEASKENCGKCDVCLQKNPINNDIIKIIEQDILQILMVRKESSRELIKLLTYKESSIILALQRLLEERRISVNSINQYEIIKK, encoded by the coding sequence GTGCTGCAGCACCCTAAGGATATACTGGAAAAATTTTGGGGGTTTCCTGATTTTAAAAATTCCCAGGAAGACATCATAAGCGCCGTATTGAACGGACAGGATGTTTTGGCCCTGCTCCCAACGGGAGGTGGCAAATCCTTGTGCTTTCAGGTACCGGCATTGGCCCGAGAAGGTATTTGTATTGTGGTATCGCCCTTAATAGCCTTGATCCGAAACCAGGTAGACACCCTAAAAAAAATGGGCATAAAGGCCATTGCCCTAACTGGGGGCATTTCTTTTGACGAAGTAAACAACCTTTTGGACAATTGCCTGTATGGCAACTATAAATTCCTATACCTTTCCCCGGAAAGACTACAACAGGAATTGGTACAGGAGCGCATCCGGCAAATGAACGTTAACCTTATTGCTATTGACGAAGCGCATTGCATTAGTCAATGGGGCAACGATTTTAGACCTGCCTACTTGGAATGCCATATTTTAAAGGAATTGGCACCTAATGTGCCTATGATAGCATTGACCGCCACGGCTACGGAGATGGTGGTCAAGGATATCTGCAACAATTTACATTTGGAACAACCATTGGTGGTGAAGGATTCCTTTTCCAGAAACAATATTAATTTTAATGTCTACTGGGAGGAGGACAAAAAATACCGCCTTAAGGAATTATGCGCCCAGACCAATACGAGCAGCATAGTCTATGTCCGAAGTAGAAAAATGACCATGGAATTGGCCTATTACCTATCCCAGCAAGGACATACGGCCACCTTTTTTCACGGTGGTATTTCCAAAAAGGACAAGGATACCAGATTAAACCAGTGGTTGGAAAACAAGGTAAAGATCATGGTGGCCACCAATGCTTTTGGAATGGGGATCGATAAACCGGATGTTGGCCTTGTGGTACATTACCAAATTCCGGACAGTATGGAAAATTACTTTCAGGAGGCCGGAAGGGCCGGAAGGGACGGAAAACCGGCAAATGCTGCCTTAATTACCAACCCCACGGACGAAGCCCAGGTACGAAAACAATTTTTAGGGGTCTTGCCCGATGTGGACTTTCTTAAGTTGTTGTACCGAAAACTGGCCAACTATTTTCAGATTCCCTTTGGGGAAGGCAGTGGCGAAACCTTTCAATTGCCCTTCAATTCCTTTTGCGAAACCTACAAACTAAATACTACCTTAACGTATAACGGTTTAAGGCTGTTGGATCAAAACTCCGTTATATCCCTGACCGAGGCATTTTCACAAAGAACAAGTATACGGATGATAGCTTCCAAGCATCAAATATTTGATTACCTGGAAAAAAACCGGGCATCGGCAACTATAGTCCAAACCATTCTTAGAACTTACGGTGGTATATTCGATTTTGACACCAAAATCAATCCCTTATTGATTTCGCGAAAAGCCAACACAAGCGAAAATGAGGTAATAGCGGTATTGGAAAAAATGGAAAAAGATGAAATAATCGAATACCATGCCCAACACAGCGATCTGGAAATTACATTTTTGGTACCCAGGGAGGATGAACGTACTATCAATATCTTCGCAAAAAAAATAAAACAGATACAGCAGGTTAAAAAGGACAATGTAGAAAGTATGTTGACCTATATAAAGGATTCCAAACAATGCAGAAGTCGGCACATTCTTAAATACTTTGGTGAAGCCAGCAAGGAGAACTGTGGTAAATGTGACGTATGTCTGCAAAAGAATCCTATAAACAATGACATTATTAAAATCATAGAACAGGATATTCTACAAATTTTGATGGTGAGAAAAGAAAGTTCCAGAGAGCTGATAAAATTATTGACCTATAAGGAAAGTTCCATTATTTTGGCTTTACAGCGATTATTGGAAGAGAGGAGAATAAGCGTAAATTCTATTAACCAGTACGAAATAATCAAAAAATGA
- a CDS encoding DUF493 family protein yields the protein MDQDKSEEFYGRLREQLAESSKWPSNYLYKFIVPTDTTKIKQIQDIFDNTGAVIESKQSKNAKYTSLSITVNLKNPDEVIQKYKEVGEVKGVISL from the coding sequence ATGGATCAGGATAAATCAGAGGAATTTTATGGTAGATTACGGGAACAATTAGCTGAAAGTAGCAAATGGCCTTCCAACTACCTGTACAAGTTTATAGTACCTACCGACACAACAAAGATTAAACAGATACAGGATATTTTTGATAATACGGGGGCGGTAATCGAATCCAAGCAGTCTAAAAATGCAAAATATACCAGTTTGAGCATTACCGTGAATCTTAAAAATCCCGATGAAGTAATACAAAAATACAAGGAAGTAGGGGAGGTTAAAGGGGTAATATCACTCTAA
- a CDS encoding HU family DNA-binding protein translates to MNKTELIDAMAADAGITKAAAKKALESFLGNVEGSLKKGGRVSLVGFGSWSVSKRNAREGRNPSTGKTIQIAAKNVVKFKAGADLSGAVN, encoded by the coding sequence ATGAACAAAACAGAATTAATCGATGCAATGGCAGCTGATGCTGGCATTACTAAAGCCGCAGCTAAAAAGGCATTGGAATCTTTCTTAGGAAACGTTGAAGGTTCTCTAAAAAAAGGTGGTAGAGTATCTCTAGTAGGTTTCGGATCATGGTCTGTATCTAAAAGAAATGCAAGAGAAGGTAGAAATCCATCAACTGGAAAGACTATCCAAATTGCAGCTAAAAATGTAGTGAAGTTTAAGGCAGGTGCTGATTTGAGCGGTGCAGTAAACTAG
- a CDS encoding DUF4290 domain-containing protein, whose protein sequence is MNLVENLEYNTERPKLIIPEYGRHFQKMVDHAISIEDDAERNRVAQAIISVMGNIQPHLRDVPDFQHKLWDQLFIMSDFKLNVESPFPITSKETLQKRPDPLEYPQNFPKYRFYGNNIKRMIDVAVKWEKGDMRDGLEYAIANHMKKCYLNWNKDTVDDKAIFKHLYELSDGQIDLAKEGENLTESGQFLKNRVAKTPRTSSGKKTQRNQNRGKKRY, encoded by the coding sequence TTGAATTTAGTAGAAAACTTAGAATACAATACTGAGCGACCAAAGCTCATTATACCCGAGTATGGACGTCATTTCCAGAAAATGGTGGACCATGCCATCTCCATAGAGGACGATGCGGAACGTAACCGTGTGGCCCAGGCCATCATAAGTGTTATGGGCAATATTCAGCCACATTTGAGGGATGTACCCGATTTTCAACATAAACTATGGGACCAATTGTTTATCATGTCCGATTTTAAATTGAACGTGGAATCGCCATTTCCCATCACCTCTAAAGAGACCTTGCAAAAGCGTCCCGATCCATTGGAATACCCTCAAAATTTTCCGAAATATAGGTTTTATGGAAACAACATAAAACGTATGATCGATGTGGCCGTTAAGTGGGAAAAAGGTGATATGCGAGACGGATTGGAATATGCCATAGCCAACCACATGAAAAAGTGTTACCTTAATTGGAACAAGGACACAGTGGACGACAAGGCCATTTTTAAGCATCTTTACGAGTTGAGCGACGGACAAATAGATCTTGCCAAAGAAGGGGAAAACTTGACCGAAAGTGGCCAATTCCTTAAAAATCGTGTGGCAAAAACACCTAGGACCAGTTCTGGTAAAAAAACGCAAAGAAATCAAAACCGCGGTAAAAAGCGGTATTAA
- the fmt gene encoding methionyl-tRNA formyltransferase — MSKPRIVFMGTPDFAVAILDKLVKSNSNIVGVITAPDKPAGRGRKLHESAVKVYAMEHGLKIMQPTNLKDPNFIEELEGLHPELQIVVAFRMLPKAVWEMPKLGTFNLHASLLPQYRGAAPINWAIINGEQETGVTTFFIDDKIDTGAILLQKKTNISEEDTAGTLHDKLMHLGADLVLETINKLENKEIAPSKQQENRPLKEAHKIHKETCEIDWNQDITSIYNFIRGLSPFPTAWTTLHNGEDDLFLKIYSAKMDLEPHQLKVGTVAATKNELKVAVKGGYINLLEIQLPGKRKMTTKEVLNGLKLAENAYVG, encoded by the coding sequence ATGAGCAAACCACGAATAGTATTTATGGGTACCCCGGATTTTGCCGTGGCCATTTTGGACAAGCTAGTTAAAAGCAACAGTAATATTGTGGGAGTAATTACTGCTCCCGACAAGCCGGCCGGCCGTGGAAGAAAATTACACGAATCCGCCGTGAAGGTTTATGCCATGGAACATGGACTAAAAATTATGCAGCCCACCAATTTAAAGGATCCCAATTTTATAGAGGAATTGGAAGGATTACATCCAGAGCTTCAGATTGTGGTGGCTTTTAGAATGCTGCCCAAAGCGGTTTGGGAAATGCCAAAGTTGGGCACTTTTAACCTTCACGCTTCCCTCCTGCCCCAATACCGTGGAGCGGCCCCAATTAATTGGGCTATCATCAACGGAGAGCAGGAAACTGGGGTGACCACCTTCTTTATAGACGATAAAATTGATACTGGGGCCATATTGCTTCAAAAGAAAACCAACATTTCGGAAGAGGATACTGCCGGCACTTTGCACGATAAGCTGATGCATTTGGGAGCAGACCTAGTATTGGAAACTATTAACAAATTGGAGAATAAAGAAATAGCCCCATCCAAGCAGCAGGAAAATAGACCCTTAAAGGAAGCGCACAAAATCCACAAAGAGACCTGTGAAATTGATTGGAACCAGGATATTACAAGCATATATAATTTTATTAGGGGATTAAGCCCCTTTCCAACCGCATGGACTACCCTGCACAACGGGGAGGATGATCTGTTCCTAAAGATATACTCCGCCAAAATGGATTTGGAACCTCACCAATTAAAGGTAGGGACAGTTGCTGCCACCAAAAACGAACTAAAGGTAGCTGTAAAGGGAGGTTACATCAATTTATTGGAAATTCAACTGCCCGGAAAAAGAAAAATGACCACCAAAGAGGTGTTGAACGGATTAAAATTGGCAGAAAACGCCTATGTTGGGTAA
- a CDS encoding GAF domain-containing protein has product MNKDNEQRATVIDSLLKNKATNWQEVLSTVISAFDCTTGTIHFLDEKSGLLKVQAHQGIPPFLIPKLSEIPIGKGMAGIAAERREPVEMCNLQTDDSGVARPAAKETKVEGSIAAPMMLNGKLFGTLGIAKPVPYDFTEEEVSDLLTIGEKICKAISS; this is encoded by the coding sequence ATGAACAAGGACAATGAGCAACGGGCTACTGTAATAGATTCCCTCCTTAAAAATAAGGCCACGAATTGGCAGGAAGTCCTTTCCACTGTGATTTCCGCTTTTGACTGTACTACGGGTACTATTCATTTTTTGGATGAAAAATCCGGATTGTTAAAGGTCCAGGCGCATCAAGGCATTCCACCCTTTTTAATCCCCAAACTTTCCGAGATTCCAATTGGTAAGGGAATGGCGGGAATAGCGGCGGAACGGCGTGAACCGGTTGAAATGTGCAACCTACAAACCGATGATTCCGGGGTGGCGCGTCCTGCAGCCAAAGAAACAAAAGTTGAAGGCTCCATAGCTGCTCCAATGATGCTCAATGGGAAATTATTTGGAACCTTGGGAATTGCCAAACCCGTTCCTTATGATTTTACCGAGGAAGAAGTGAGCGATCTTTTGACTATTGGCGAAAAAATTTGTAAGGCAATAAGCTCATAG
- a CDS encoding AAA family ATPase, whose protein sequence is MDLERIVITGGPSTGKTSIIEIIERQGFFCFSEISREITLEARQQGIPQLFVSDPLLFSERIIDGRIRQFQAASEVDRPIVFYDRGIPDVVAYMDCFGQSYGEHFVESCKNFRYDHVFLLPPWKEIHESDNERYENFEEAERIHTFLEKAYSTYGYKIINVPKETVEGRVTFILNKLKRL, encoded by the coding sequence TTGGATTTAGAAAGAATTGTCATCACAGGTGGACCCAGTACGGGAAAGACATCTATCATAGAAATAATTGAAAGGCAAGGCTTCTTTTGTTTTAGTGAAATATCCCGCGAGATTACCTTGGAAGCCAGGCAGCAAGGAATTCCACAGTTATTTGTTTCGGATCCTTTACTGTTTAGCGAAAGAATTATAGACGGCCGGATCAGGCAATTTCAGGCAGCCAGTGAGGTAGACAGACCCATTGTTTTTTATGATCGCGGTATACCGGACGTAGTGGCCTATATGGATTGTTTTGGTCAGTCCTATGGTGAGCATTTTGTAGAAAGCTGTAAGAATTTCAGATACGACCACGTATTTTTACTGCCACCTTGGAAAGAAATACACGAGTCCGACAATGAGCGCTATGAAAACTTTGAGGAGGCAGAGCGTATCCATACCTTTTTGGAAAAGGCCTACAGCACATATGGCTACAAAATTATAAATGTACCCAAGGAAACCGTAGAAGGAAGAGTTACCTTTATACTTAATAAATTAAAAAGGCTATAG
- the murA gene encoding UDP-N-acetylglucosamine 1-carboxyvinyltransferase: protein MGTFRIEGGHQLHGEITPQGAKNEALQILCAVLLTSEKVSITNIPDIVDVNKLISLLEDLGVKIQKKGQGSYTFMADDINLEYLQSAQFKEDGRGLRGSIMLVGPLLARFGKGYIPKPGGDKIGRRRLDTHFEGFIKLGAKFRYNKEEHFYGVEAKKLKGTYMLLDEASVTGTANIVMASVLADGKTTIYNAACEPYLQQLCKMLNRMGAKITGIGSNLLEIEGVDRLGGTDHRMLPDMIEIGSWIGLAAMTRSNLTIKDVSWDDLGQIPTVFRKLGIQLERKGDDIVIPEHKDGYEIQNYIDGSILTVADAPWPGLTPDLLSIILVMATQAKGEVLIHQKMFESRLFFVDKLIDMGAKIILCDPHRATVIGHNFKSSLKATTMVSPDIRAGVSLLIAALSAKGTSTIHNIEQIDRGYENIDTRLRAIGAKITRV, encoded by the coding sequence ATGGGAACATTTAGAATAGAAGGCGGTCATCAATTACATGGTGAAATTACGCCGCAAGGGGCAAAGAATGAAGCATTACAAATACTCTGTGCCGTACTACTTACTTCAGAAAAAGTATCGATTACCAATATCCCGGATATTGTAGACGTAAACAAACTGATATCCTTATTGGAGGATTTGGGTGTTAAGATCCAAAAGAAAGGTCAAGGGTCTTATACTTTTATGGCAGATGACATTAATTTGGAATACCTGCAATCTGCCCAATTTAAAGAGGACGGAAGGGGCCTTAGAGGGTCCATTATGCTCGTAGGTCCATTATTGGCGCGATTTGGTAAGGGGTATATTCCAAAACCGGGCGGTGATAAAATAGGACGTAGGCGATTGGATACCCACTTTGAAGGTTTTATAAAATTGGGTGCCAAATTTAGATATAATAAGGAGGAACACTTTTATGGTGTTGAAGCCAAAAAATTGAAGGGCACCTATATGCTCTTGGATGAGGCTTCGGTTACCGGAACAGCGAATATTGTTATGGCCTCAGTACTTGCGGATGGCAAAACCACCATATACAATGCAGCCTGTGAACCTTATTTACAGCAATTGTGCAAAATGTTGAATAGGATGGGAGCCAAAATTACGGGAATCGGCTCCAATCTATTGGAAATAGAAGGTGTTGATAGACTTGGAGGCACAGACCACCGTATGCTTCCGGATATGATCGAAATCGGTAGTTGGATCGGCCTGGCCGCAATGACTAGGAGCAATCTAACGATTAAAGATGTTAGTTGGGACGATTTGGGCCAAATTCCTACTGTTTTTAGAAAGTTGGGGATACAACTGGAACGAAAAGGGGACGATATCGTTATTCCCGAACATAAGGATGGTTATGAGATCCAGAATTATATAGACGGTTCCATTTTAACCGTGGCAGATGCGCCATGGCCTGGCCTTACGCCAGACTTGTTGAGTATTATTCTGGTAATGGCCACCCAAGCAAAAGGTGAGGTCTTGATCCATCAAAAAATGTTTGAAAGCCGTTTGTTCTTTGTGGATAAATTAATAGATATGGGGGCCAAGATTATTCTTTGCGATCCACATAGGGCTACTGTTATAGGTCATAACTTCAAATCCAGCCTAAAAGCCACCACCATGGTGTCTCCGGACATTAGGGCGGGTGTTTCTTTGCTGATAGCAGCCTTGTCCGCTAAAGGCACTTCTACCATTCATAATATTGAACAGATAGATAGGGGTTACGAAAATATAGATACAAGATTGAGGGCTATTGGTGCCAAAATCACCAGAGTTTAG